In Setaria italica strain Yugu1 chromosome I, Setaria_italica_v2.0, whole genome shotgun sequence, the genomic window ATCGTGATCACCGCCTTCTTCTACCTCTGCTGCGGGTGCCTCGGCTACGCGGCGTTCGGCGACGGCACCCCGGGCAACCTCCTCACGGGCTTCGGCTTCTACGAGCCCTACTGGCTCATCGGCCTCGCCAACCTCTGCatcgtcctccacctcctcggcgGCTACCAGGTGTACACGCAGCCGGTGTTCGGGTTCGCCGACCGCCActtcggcggcgcggcggcggaggtgccggtgccggtgccgctCCTGGGCACCCGCCGCGTGAGCGTGTTCCGGCTGTGCTTCCGGACGGCGTACGTGGCGGCGACCACCGCGCTGGCCGTGTGGTTCCCCTACTTCAACCAGGTGATCGGGCTGCTCGGCGCCTTCACCTTCTGGCCGCTCGGCATCTACTTCCCCGTGGAGATGTACCTCGCGAGGAACAAGGTGGCGCCGTGGAGCAAGCAGTGGCTCGCCATCCACGCCTTCAGCTCCGTCTGCCTCCTCATCTGCGTGTTCGCCTCCTTCGGCTCCGCCGTGGGGGTGTTTGGGTCGGAGACGAGCTGAGCTACTCTGCAAAGGCAGCTTGCTCACTAGCTGCAGTAGGTTCAGATGTTGACTAGTATAATTAGCGTAATCAGGTCAAATTCTATGTATTAAGAACTCagtgtatatataatatattggTGGTGAGTATAAGAACGAGCAAGATGTCAATTTTATGGTCCTGTTACAAACCTTGCACGTTCAACTTACACAAATGGATATCTGATATTTTTTGTATTTCTATCACAATCAGATAAAATGCAAAGTCATATGTACATGTGACCACATAGTTTATCTCAACCGTTGATTTCTCTCCATCCAACCATTAATCCACTACCTACACATGTACTTCGATCCATCTCACCATTAATTTAAAAATGAATGCAGGCACAAAGCAACAAGTTCTAGAAACAATTTTTTTAGTGTAACGGGGGAGAGAATCCCCACCCTTTTCATTTCGTGGAGCTGATTGCAAGCTCAACAAATCAGGAGGGTTCAGCATTTTACAAATCACGGtggtgagggagggaggagggaatTTGCTAAAGTTTTACATATTAAGACAAAACGTTTGACACCATGCTTCAGTCACCATTTGTCTTCACGAGGCAGCCTGCATCGCCACAGACGTGCTTCTTCTTTGCAGGTTATCCGCAATCTTGGAAGGGAGACGTCTTGCCCTCGGAACACCACATCGTGCCGGTGCTTCCAAAGTTGCTGGACGCACGGGACGCAGCAGGTGGCAAAAGACGTCGCTGGCAGCTGCGGCACCAGCCTGGGGATGTCCCAAAGGGTCGCAACCGTTACTGCAGGCGGGATCACCATACCGACTGCTTCCCAGAACAAATGGTGACGTGTGCGCTATGTTCGTATGGGGCGTGTGCGCCAAGATGTGTTGTATGGACCCAATGACTTCACTCCAGATGGGGTGACTCCCGAAGACTTTTGCTATATCTTTATCCAAGGGATCTACCTTGCCGAAGCCGACGGGGGGCAAGCCCGTATATCAAACGGTTTGCGTGTTCGCCGTATTGCCCCTGCGACTTGAACTAGGGGGCTCTCTTGGGTGATCTGGATAGAGCTCTTACTCATCTGGAGAACCTTGAAGACACCGGATCACCCCAATACCACCTCCTTAGCGAGTGATGTGGATATAGCTCTTACTCATCCGGAGAACCTTGAAGACACCGGATCATCCCCAATACCACCTCCTTGGTGACTGATGTGGATAGAGCTCTTACTCATCCGGAGAACCTTGAAGACATCGGATCACCTCCAATACCACCTCCTTGGTGAGTTCCCACCGTGCTAAGCTATTTATGTAATTAGATGGTGGTTATTTAAGCATGTGGTTTCTACGGGATAGTGCTTAAGAACTCAACAACAAGAGGCGGTCCGTAATCAACTCAAGCAAGGCTAAATCAAATGATCTCCAATCTCAACATGACCCTATCATTCTTGGTCAAGTCCGATTCGTCACTCACTGTTGCTCAATTTTAATCATTCCATAGCTATTCAAGTATTATTTAATAAGAAACCTATACTTGTGATTGGTGGTGACCTTGCCACCTCTCAACTTATATTGAAGCTAAGCATGGATAAGCAATTTAAATTCGTGACACCTATACAAGCATACTTATACTTATGTACAAGGAGTTATTCTAGATCAAATATGGATAATGCATAAAGTAGGAGCTAAGCAAACATATACATAATTATTAACTCATGCTTTACAAGACTCGCGTATACATCATTAGTCCAAAATAAAGTTAAGAGATGTTAGGTGCCTGCCTTGGGGTTCAAAGGaaacgccggcggcgacgggcttCGGCTCACCCACCTCTTGCTCTGGCGTCTCGAACTCTACACGAATACAATGATGCATGAACTCTACACGAATACAATGATGCATAATTAACAACAATACATGTAGATGGTGCAAATGATGTATGGGATGCATGAAAAAGAATGTAAACGGTTTTTACTAGTACATCAATTCCAAGAATTGATACATAATAGAACACTTAAATCCTACACAAAACATAGTTTTATTCACGTTTTCCCTCAATGGCAGAACTGAAAATCCTGGTGATTCTCGCGAAAATGGCATTGCCGGTGATTCCGACGACTAATTACAATGGGGTTTGATTCTAGAGCTTGATTGAGACTTCATTTTGGCTCAAAAAGACGACATGCACAAAGGTTTGGACGATATGGAATGGAACATCAATGGAGTTGAACTTCCATGGGGGACTAAAAGAGATGCTTCCAATGGAGGATAGAGCAGGAGGAAAGGTCTTGGGAACTTCACTGGGGAAGGATGATTCAGAGGGCCACATGTTGGAGTATGATGGCGGTGAAGGAGATCGATGATGAGATTGCTTCACTGGAGGAGCTGAGGGAGAAACACAAGAAAAACAGACCGCAGCTTGATCCTTGTCTTGGGGGAGATGGAGGGCAACGTGTGGGGGAGGAGCTCGCCCTTGGCCTGGCCGAGACCTGGTCGGGCGGCACTGCCCCTGTTGACGGCGCAGGCGAGCAGAGGGGCGGAGCGGCTCTGTCTCGGGAGGAAAAGAACGAGAGTGGAGGGAGAGAACGGATGAGAGGGGGGGCCTAGGGGGAAGGGGTGGGGGGCAGCGTGTGCCGCGTCACGCCCCACGCGGCCACGCGTGGCCTGCGAGCCAAGAGATCAAACTTTCTCATCAAATGTTTCCAGCTTTCATCTATAGTGCCAAATCGGCTATAGTGCCTCCACAAATGACACCTTCGGAATCCAAATCGGCTATAGTGCCTCCACAAATGACGCCTTCCGAATCCAAATCGAAGTGCTTGGTGGCGCTCGCACCGCCACCGAGGTCTCCGGATGCCGCTTTCGCCTCCTGGGCAACCAGCCCGCCGCCCGAGCTCTCATTAGCCTCGCCGACTAAATGATTGAGCTAGTGATTAACATATACTCCTTCcgtttattttgatttttctagattcatatatattattatacatctagatattattatatatctagtgtctagatgtataataatatctatgaatctagaaaaggtaaaacaacccataatttgaaacagagggagtactcgCTGAGGTGCTAGCGCCACATAACAATGGGAGCTACTAAAGCACCAACACGGCATTAGCACAGGAGTTCATAGCCGTATACTGTCATCTCTTATAACACACAAGTCCTTTCATTGGGACAATACAACAACAATCGAGAGTACTTACAAGGCATAACGAGTGACCAGAGAACAAAAAATGAAAGGGCGTGAGTATATCCGACAGTTACACCATTATATTCTACaatggcatttttttttttacaaatccAAGCCATCCAGCATTTACGTCCAAGAACAGCGAGTGGATGGCTTTCAAGGCATTCCGCTCAAGTGAAAAATATCGATGTATCTTGAGGGTAGGCTTTTATACAACGATCAGGTAAGGTATCATTGGTAGTCTAGATCGGGACCCATTCCAGCTCTAACTCCAACTCACCTGATTCTACGTTCTGCAGCTTTAGGTGCACCTCCTGTTTCACCTTGCCCGACACAACATTGACAGTGCTATCTTTCAACAGGGCGTTGTCTTTGGTCATGAACCACCTTCCAATCTGCATGTCGCCAAGGCGTGAAGTATCTCCAAAGGCCATGGCAGCTGTGATCATTGGCTGGAGATCTATCTCTGCTTCACCCATGATATCATCGGCAGAGAACGTATCATGGTCATACACTTCCTGGAAATCGAGATTGTgcatattattttttatgcCGTTGAAGTCAGCAGCAGCATTATATGTGTAATGATGTTCAAGTGGCTTTCTAGTTGTTTCACTCCATTTGCTATTATGTGATTCAAGTCGAGGAAAATACCCTAGAAACAGTGCTATAATTCATTACACTTTTAACACATTATACTCTTGCTTGGATTAGAATCCTTTGAATAGGAGGAAAATAATTTAAAGGGCGCAAATTAAAAAACTTACTAGTTTTAGAGGACCATAATTTCGAGGTACAGATATCTTAAGCACCTCATTCCATACTGGATTCAGATCACTCGTTTTAACCGTCGTTTGAGCTTTCTGCAATTAGGAGTGATAGTCGAATATTTTAAATGCGAGGTTTAAGCATCACAAATAAATTATTATGTATATAAAAGTGATAGAAATATACCTGCGCTCCGAGTGATAAAACAACATATGGATCACTTGTTAGCATATCTCTGACAGCCAAGTTAGTACCTTTCACCACTGTAATGTTCAGCTCTCCAACAAATTCTCTGGTATCTTCCTGTGATCATTTTACAAGGGTAAGGTGGATGGACTATATCACAGACATGCAATTGCTATGCAGAAATCTTGTCAGCCAGGAAATAAAAGAGTTAgataaacataaaaaaaatttagcatCTATATTTCAGCATAACATCTTACAGAGAAATCCTTCCTAGAACTGCTAGAGAAACTGCTATCCACACTCTTTGTAGAAGTGGTAGATTTAAAAGATGATCTTGAAGAAATGCGCAAACTTGGCTTCAAAAAATCTTGCGTCTCATACTTAGCTCTGTGTACAGAAAAGATAAGGGATTACTATATGAGAAAACATTGATGAAGTTATAGAGGGGGAAATGGAACAGTTACCAGACCTTATAAATTTTGTTCTATACTCCATTGTCGAATCTGGTTTAGGTTTTGGGTGATCTTTTGGAAGAAAAGCCTCGTAAATTGAATTTGCGTACGAGTTTCCACCAACCTCAAGCATGGAGTCAATATCACTATCGGCCCAATCATCCAAAGTTACAGATAAAACCTGATAGAGAACAGGTGGAAGCATGAAATGAGTAGAGTCTATACGCATGAGCTATTACAGATTACAGATCATATGAAAGAATGGAGATGAGTCTGAAGGTGCATTCACATATTGTATAGAGCACGGTGAAAAGAACATATAAGACAGTTTCTAATGGTTCCAATCACCTTTGAAATGTCAGGTCCAAGTGCCCTATGAACATCTCCACACTTTAAGCAAAGAAATACTCCAATATTAGCAGACCTGAAATGCACAAAATATAGGTTCTACAATTTATGTACAAAGAGATGAGAAATCAAAAGAAAGAATTGTACGTGACTGTAGCAGTAAAGCTATGTGTGGCTGCTATTGTATTCATCCTCACATAAAAAGTCAATGATCCAATTTATCAACATAAAAGGGAGGAGATTTTCTGTAGAAAAGCCTTGCAAGTATCTCTCCTCTGAAATGGAAAACATAATACATGTTTAAACAGAAACGATAACTTCACTTACGCCCATTTGGGATCAGGTGCGCCACAATCAGCACATATCCTATTGTCACTTTTTATCATGAGATCCTTCAATTTTCTTGCTTTGCCTATCACATGATTAAAAATAATTTAGCAAAGTAATATTAGCAAATCATGCTATACAAAACACACAAGTCATATCCTAGTCAAGACTCAAGAATGTAGTGAAATTCATGCCAGAAGTTTTCTTTTACAGGATTCTTATTATCAATGTATTGTCATCTTAAGCACTGATGCCCTTCAGTTACAGAACAGAAGCATGACACAGCATATACTAGTTGAGAATATAGCGAAATTCATGCcagaagttttcttttattggATTCTTAGTATCCATGCATTGTCGTCTTTAGCACTGATGTATGCATTGCACCCTTCATTTACAGAACAGAAACATGACACACAGAATACACTAGTATGTCAGCAAGTAATATGTTATGTACCTATAACAGGCTTGGTTGACTTGATGTGTTGATAGCGATTAGCAGTACTCATCTTTGCGGTGCAACCTTGGATAACTCACAAAACCAAAACTTAGACCTGCAGACAACATAAGGAGTAACGTAAGTCAAGGATCATCTGTTTATGAATTAATTTTATAAAACttgttgcaaaaaaaaggaaTCATAAAACTACAACTATTTGTGTCTAACTATCAAGGAACTACAACATCTAGGATCAATTTCACAGAACTAAAATTATTTGTGCCCTTAATTTCACAAACCAACAACATTTTACATGGACCCACATGTAAGCCACACAAAGTCTACGAGGGTGTGGGTCTCCACATAACTTGTGTGGCTGACATGTGGACGTGTGCAAAACATTGTAGGTCTGTGAAACTGAGGCATAAATAGTTGTAGTTTTGTGAAACTAACCCTAAAAGTTGTGGTATCCTTGATAGTTAGGTGGAAATAGTTGTAATTTTGTGAAAATTAACTCTTATTTTATAATAATGAAAGGAAGAGAAGCATGTCAAATAAGAAGAAAAATCCCCAACCTTTATCTCATAAGAACACCTCATGCACAAGAACCACTGTACAAATGGGGTTTTACTAGCCCAGCCAATATCAAAGCCAAATTTAAAGAATTTAATAGTCAAATGGACAGAAAATTTTCATGATACAGATAGCCTGGCTGTTGAAGCTGGAACATATTCGTGAATCCTGGATACCAAGCTCACAGAGTTGGTTCTAGAAATTTCTTCTGCATATTTATCGCCTAGACAAGACCTTAACCAAGTTGAAACAACTCATCATCCTGATGATTATGTGTGGTTGGCTCATCTCGCATTGATAAGCTCTGCACGGACATGATGTACCAGACTACAAGGGCAGAACAAGAACCACTACCCATGCGCCCTGTCTTGCCTCAGACATCGCATTACCCTAATTACGGTGATCACCCAGCCCCTAAGTTTTGCAAATGCCATGAGCTCTGAAGCCTGATAGAAAGAAATCCGGCCTAGATCAGGCAGGATTACAAACTGAACATTGGTGTTAGCTCGATTTCATCCTAAGCATGAAACATCCTAGATTTCCATACAAGCAGACTATCAGAGCTGAGATGTCAATCGATTGTCCCAACCTTGCAATACGGATCATCCTAGATTCCATTCCATACAGCGTGTATTAGAATCGCATGAAATGCCTACAGAAAAATCTGCAGTAGGGGCCAATCGAGCGGTCAAACCAACACCCGGGACCCAGGGAAACCAAACGCGCGCGCACCATCGGATCGCGATCGCGACGCAGCACATTatctcccccctccctccc contains:
- the LOC101767093 gene encoding ADP-ribosylation factor GTPase-activating protein AGD12, which translates into the protein MSTANRYQHIKSTKPVIGKARKLKDLMIKSDNRICADCGAPDPKWASANIGVFLCLKCGDVHRALGPDISKVLSVTLDDWADSDIDSMLEVGGNSYANSIYEAFLPKDHPKPKPDSTMEYRTKFIRAKYETQDFLKPSLRISSRSSFKSTTSTKSVDSSFSSSSRKDFSEDTREFVGELNITVVKGTNLAVRDMLTSDPYVVLSLGAQKAQTTVKTSDLNPVWNEVLKISVPRNYGPLKLEVYDHDTFSADDIMGEAEIDLQPMITAAMAFGDTSRLGDMQIGRWFMTKDNALLKDSTVNVVSGKVKQEVHLKLQNVESGELELELEWVPI